One region of Catenuloplanes indicus genomic DNA includes:
- a CDS encoding lysophospholipid acyltransferase family protein — translation MDTVDPSGVLPGPAVVPPWRPSLPAPLAQPRSNCDSGCLPVRGFHRRVSVPRQAVRAVTLAGALIGGLALLPLLPFLTGTGRQAAGRWWARAVLAAAGVRLVIRGAGFVPRRRALLVANHNSWLDTVALLAVSPARMTAKHDIRHWPVIGVLATLAGTIFIDRRHPRTLPTTVARITDALRKDDLVAVFPAGTTGCGRSTGPGHRADNSLTGRWRPAVFQAAVDAHAAVVPIRLGYREGRTGPDSTIATFLSAESLFACAIRVIAIRDLTAVVTIEPALHPDLDANRRVLARAAEGVVRPYRRPTSVPAPAPAPASAPVPAPMPDPASALAPSSLPASSAASAPAPVHGRLDLAA, via the coding sequence GCTGTCTGCCCGTCCGAGGCTTCCACCGGCGCGTCTCCGTCCCGCGTCAGGCCGTCCGTGCCGTGACGCTGGCCGGCGCGCTGATCGGTGGTCTCGCACTCCTGCCCCTCCTCCCGTTCCTGACCGGCACCGGCCGGCAGGCCGCCGGCCGCTGGTGGGCCCGCGCCGTGCTCGCCGCCGCCGGCGTCCGCCTCGTCATCCGCGGCGCCGGCTTCGTGCCCCGCCGCCGTGCACTCCTGGTCGCCAACCACAACTCCTGGCTGGACACGGTTGCACTGCTGGCCGTCTCCCCGGCCCGGATGACCGCCAAGCACGACATCCGCCACTGGCCGGTGATCGGCGTGCTGGCCACCCTGGCCGGCACCATCTTCATCGACCGTCGGCACCCCCGGACGCTGCCCACCACCGTCGCCCGGATCACCGACGCACTGCGCAAGGACGACCTCGTCGCCGTCTTCCCGGCCGGCACCACCGGCTGCGGCCGCTCCACCGGCCCCGGCCACCGCGCCGACAACTCCCTCACCGGACGCTGGCGCCCCGCGGTGTTCCAGGCCGCCGTCGACGCCCACGCCGCCGTCGTCCCGATCCGCCTCGGCTACCGCGAGGGCCGAACCGGCCCGGACAGCACCATCGCCACCTTCCTCTCCGCCGAAAGCCTCTTCGCGTGCGCCATCCGCGTGATCGCAATCCGCGACCTGACCGCCGTGGTCACGATCGAACCGGCTCTGCACCCCGACCTCGACGCAAACCGCCGTGTCCTGGCCCGCGCCGCCGAGGGCGTCGTCCGCCCCTACCGCCGCCCAACCTCGGTTCCGGCCCCTGCCCCGGCCCCGGCCTCGGCCCCGGTTCCGGCCCCGATGCCGGATCCGGCTTCGGCCTTGGCTCCGTCCTCGCTTCCCGCGTCGAGCGCGGCATCCGCGCCTGCGCCGGTACATGGCCGCTTGGACCTCGCCGCCTGA
- a CDS encoding TIGR03086 family metal-binding protein — MSDLKLSTSARSAAGLPSEPPPEEIPPEAASVRAPVRWREVLADAHSALRFAVKGVPVGGWSLPTPCAEWTVGQVLRHTLGNQARFAATISGGLWPPEDPYAPSEAPLTDPLGATMEVIALARAAFTTVPDSVPAVPTPLPAGPLPPWLAAGACALDAAIHAWDIAVATRQSSPLTPEIAYSLLLVSTELVEPLRPYGAFASPFDPIEEARALGSAYTGELADDDASSVLRYLGRNPIWSPPSGLHDNIA, encoded by the coding sequence ATGAGCGACCTGAAGCTGAGCACATCCGCACGGAGCGCCGCCGGGCTGCCGAGCGAGCCTCCTCCGGAGGAGATACCGCCCGAAGCGGCGTCGGTGCGGGCGCCGGTCCGCTGGCGGGAGGTGCTGGCGGACGCGCATTCCGCACTCCGGTTCGCGGTCAAAGGCGTGCCGGTGGGCGGCTGGAGTCTGCCGACGCCGTGCGCGGAGTGGACCGTCGGGCAGGTCCTGCGGCACACGCTGGGCAACCAGGCACGGTTCGCCGCCACCATCAGTGGGGGCCTCTGGCCGCCTGAGGATCCCTACGCGCCGAGCGAAGCACCGCTGACCGACCCACTGGGGGCAACCATGGAGGTGATCGCGCTGGCTCGCGCCGCGTTCACGACCGTGCCCGACTCCGTGCCGGCGGTGCCGACGCCACTGCCGGCCGGTCCGCTGCCTCCCTGGCTGGCCGCCGGGGCCTGCGCGCTCGACGCCGCGATTCATGCGTGGGACATCGCGGTCGCCACCCGGCAGTCGTCACCACTCACCCCCGAGATCGCCTATTCACTGCTCCTGGTCTCGACCGAGCTCGTCGAGCCGCTCCGCCCCTACGGCGCATTCGCATCACCCTTCGACCCGATCGAGGAGGCCCGCGCGCTCGGCAGCGCCTACACCGGCGAGCTGGCCGACGACGACGCTTCTTCCGTACTTCGCTATCTGGGCCGCAACCCGATCTGGAGCCCTCCGTCCGGCCTCCACGACAACATCGCCTGA
- a CDS encoding TetR/AcrR family transcriptional regulator, whose protein sequence is MTEESSRGLSGRRGHAKRNDEVILTAARDVFVNDPSAPISAVAGRAGVGISALYRRYAGKEDLLRQLCLSGLHRFILEAEEAEAEPDGWAALVAFLGRVVDADVHSLTERLAGAFTPTAELREAAARAGELAARLVQRAQAGGRLRADVTPEDLALVLEGCAAIRVADAVRTVQLRRRHLALLIQGLAGPGDPSLPGPAPQPGELSRWRPEG, encoded by the coding sequence GTGACGGAAGAATCCAGCCGTGGCCTTTCCGGTCGGCGGGGGCACGCCAAGCGCAACGACGAGGTGATCCTCACCGCGGCGCGGGACGTGTTCGTGAACGACCCGAGCGCCCCCATCTCCGCGGTCGCCGGCCGTGCGGGTGTCGGCATCAGCGCGCTCTACCGGCGCTATGCGGGCAAGGAGGACCTACTGCGGCAGCTGTGCCTGAGCGGCCTGCACCGCTTCATCCTCGAGGCTGAGGAGGCCGAGGCGGAGCCGGATGGCTGGGCTGCCCTGGTCGCCTTCCTGGGTCGGGTGGTCGACGCCGACGTGCATTCGCTGACGGAGCGTCTGGCCGGCGCCTTCACGCCCACCGCCGAGCTGCGGGAGGCTGCTGCGAGGGCCGGCGAGCTGGCCGCGCGGCTCGTGCAGCGCGCGCAGGCGGGTGGGCGGCTCCGGGCGGACGTGACGCCGGAGGACCTGGCATTGGTGCTGGAGGGCTGTGCCGCGATCCGTGTGGCCGACGCCGTCCGGACCGTTCAGCTCCGGCGCCGGCACCTTGCGCTGCTGATCCAGGGCTTGGCCGGCCCGGGCGACCCGTCCCTGCCCGGCCCCGCCCCGCAGCCCGGCGAGCTGAGCCGCTGGCGGCCGGAGGGTTGA
- a CDS encoding DUF4097 family beta strand repeat-containing protein, whose amino-acid sequence MASWTIHEPSKITCAADVRRLEVSLLVGRLTVIGADGPARIEVSKVGGRAVQVELEGGVLRVRQEGGSAWLGLLSWIMQLAKRIAVDVSIAVPPASRVTLGLISGRVIASGLRERTDVDVTAGSITLMGVGGLTRANLVSGPVEAVGVAGELIMDTVSGELILADSPVTTVRGTTVSGSITCDLDGAADSDIRLDTTSGSITARVPEDSDLAIELRALAGQVTSSFPEELAERTTLSGSTVNGWLGQGTGRLSASAISGSIALLSRPAVAAEDADPNDEPAVAGPVRRDPAEGSA is encoded by the coding sequence ATGGCGAGCTGGACGATCCACGAACCCTCGAAGATCACCTGTGCGGCGGACGTGCGTCGGCTGGAGGTCAGCCTGCTGGTGGGGCGGCTAACCGTGATCGGCGCGGACGGCCCCGCCCGAATCGAGGTGTCGAAGGTCGGCGGCCGTGCGGTCCAGGTCGAGCTGGAGGGCGGGGTGCTTCGCGTGCGTCAGGAGGGGGGCAGCGCGTGGCTGGGGCTGCTCTCGTGGATCATGCAGCTGGCCAAGCGGATTGCGGTCGACGTGTCGATTGCCGTGCCGCCCGCGTCCCGCGTAACGCTCGGGTTGATCTCCGGTCGGGTGATCGCGTCCGGGCTGCGTGAACGCACCGACGTCGACGTGACCGCCGGGAGCATCACGCTGATGGGTGTCGGCGGGCTGACCCGGGCGAACCTAGTCTCCGGGCCGGTCGAGGCGGTCGGCGTGGCCGGAGAATTGATCATGGATACGGTCTCCGGCGAGCTGATCCTGGCGGACAGCCCGGTGACCACGGTGCGCGGCACCACCGTCTCCGGCAGCATCACCTGCGATCTGGACGGTGCGGCGGACAGCGACATCCGGCTGGACACCACGTCCGGCAGCATCACCGCGCGCGTGCCGGAGGACAGTGATCTCGCGATCGAGCTGCGTGCCTTGGCGGGCCAGGTGACCAGCTCGTTCCCGGAGGAGCTGGCGGAGCGAACCACGCTCAGCGGCAGCACGGTGAACGGCTGGCTCGGCCAGGGCACGGGGCGGCTCAGCGCCTCCGCGATCTCCGGCAGCATCGCGCTGCTGTCCCGTCCCGCCGTGGCGGCCGAGGACGCCGATCCGAATGATGAGCCCGCCGTTGCCGGGCCGGTGCGCCGTGATCCTGCGGAGGGGTCGGCATGA